One window of Klebsiella quasivariicola genomic DNA carries:
- the yqjA gene encoding DedA family general envelope maintenance protein YqjA, protein MELLTQLLNALWAQDYETLANPSMIGMLYFVLFMILFLENGLLPAAFLPGDSLLVLVGVLIAKGAMGFPETLLLLTAAASLGCWLSYIQGRWLGNTRIVQNWLSHLPSHYHQRAHHLFHKHGLSALLIGRFIAFVRTLLPTIAGLSGLNNARFQFFNWMSGLLWVLILTSLGYLLGKTPVFLKYEDQLMSCLMLLPVALLVFGLIGSLVVLWKKKYRSRG, encoded by the coding sequence ATGGAACTATTAACCCAGTTATTGAATGCCTTGTGGGCTCAGGATTACGAAACACTCGCAAATCCCTCCATGATTGGCATGCTGTATTTTGTCTTGTTTATGATTTTGTTCCTTGAGAATGGGCTCCTGCCTGCCGCGTTTTTACCGGGGGATAGTCTGCTTGTGCTCGTCGGCGTGCTGATCGCCAAAGGGGCGATGGGTTTTCCGGAAACCTTACTGCTGCTCACCGCCGCCGCCAGCCTTGGCTGCTGGCTGAGCTATATCCAGGGGCGCTGGCTGGGCAATACGCGGATCGTGCAAAACTGGCTGTCGCATCTGCCCTCTCACTATCATCAGCGCGCCCATCATCTGTTCCATAAACACGGGCTTTCCGCGCTGCTGATCGGCCGCTTTATTGCCTTCGTGCGTACGCTGTTGCCCACCATCGCGGGCCTTTCCGGCCTCAATAACGCCCGCTTTCAGTTCTTTAACTGGATGAGCGGCCTGCTGTGGGTGCTCATCCTGACCTCGCTGGGTTATCTGCTGGGTAAAACCCCGGTATTCCTCAAGTATGAAGACCAGCTGATGTCCTGCCTGATGCTCCTGCCGGTCGCGCTGTTGGTCTTCGGACTGATCGGCTCGCTGGTGGTGCTGTGGAAGAAAAAATACAGAAGCCGGGGCTAA
- the exuR gene encoding transcriptional regulator ExuR, with protein MEIIEPRRLYQQLAAELKTRIEQGVYLVGDKLPAERFIADEKNVSRTVVREAIIMLEVEGYVEVRKGSGIHVISNHPKYQQVADESLEFANYGPFELLQARQLIESNIAEFAATQVTKQDIMKLMEIQEKARNEKCFRDSEWDLQFHVQVALATQNSALAAIVEKMWTQRVHNPYWKKLHEHIDLRTVDNWCDDHDQILKALLRKDPNAAKLAMWQHLENTKQMLFNETSDDFEFNADRYLFAENPVVHLDTAANSAK; from the coding sequence ATGGAAATCATTGAACCACGCCGTCTGTATCAGCAGCTCGCCGCTGAGCTGAAGACGCGCATCGAACAAGGTGTCTACCTTGTTGGGGATAAGCTGCCCGCCGAGCGCTTTATCGCCGATGAAAAAAACGTCAGCCGCACCGTGGTTCGCGAAGCCATTATCATGCTGGAAGTGGAAGGGTATGTCGAAGTCCGCAAAGGGTCGGGTATTCATGTCATCTCCAACCATCCGAAATACCAGCAGGTGGCCGACGAAAGCCTTGAGTTCGCTAACTATGGCCCTTTTGAACTGCTGCAGGCGCGGCAGCTCATTGAAAGTAATATCGCCGAATTTGCGGCTACTCAGGTGACCAAGCAGGACATCATGAAGCTGATGGAAATTCAGGAGAAAGCGCGTAACGAGAAATGTTTCCGCGACTCCGAGTGGGACCTGCAATTTCACGTCCAGGTCGCCCTGGCCACGCAGAACAGCGCGCTGGCGGCGATCGTGGAAAAGATGTGGACCCAGCGCGTGCATAACCCGTACTGGAAAAAACTGCATGAGCATATCGACCTGCGTACGGTCGATAACTGGTGCGACGATCACGATCAGATCCTGAAGGCGCTGCTGCGTAAAGACCCGAACGCCGCCAAGCTCGCCATGTGGCAGCATCTGGAAAATACCAAGCAAATGTTGTTTAACGAAACCAGCGACGACTTTGAATTTAATGCCGATCGCTATCTGTTTGCTGAAAACCCGGTCGTTCATCTCGATACGGCGGCCAACAGCGCAAAATAA
- a CDS encoding MFS transporter has protein sequence MRKIKGLRWYMIALVTLGTVLGYLTRNTVAAAAPTLMEELHISTQQYSYIIAAYSAAYTVMQPVAGYVLDILGTKIGYAFFAIAWAVFCGSTALAGSWGGLALARGAVGAAEAAMIPAGLKASSEWFPAKERSIAVGYFNVGSSIGAMIAPPLVVWAIVMHSWQMAFIISGVLSFAWAIAWLIFYKHPRDQKKLSDEERDYIIGGQESQHQTNNAKKMSPWQILRNRQFWGIALPRFLAEPAWGTFNAWIPLFMFKVYGFNLKEIAMFAWMPMLFADLGCIVGGYLPPLFQRWFGVNLIVSRKMVVTMGAVLMIGPGMIGLFTSPYVAIALLCIGGFAHQALSGALITLSSDVFGRNEVATANGLTGMAAWLASTMFALVVGALADTIGFSPLFAVLAIFDLLGALVIWTVLKNKPADDDSTPLSSSKPATQS, from the coding sequence ATGCGTAAAATTAAAGGGTTACGTTGGTACATGATTGCACTGGTGACGCTGGGCACCGTGCTGGGCTACCTGACGCGTAACACCGTGGCGGCGGCCGCGCCAACGCTGATGGAAGAGTTACACATCTCGACCCAACAGTATTCGTATATCATTGCAGCTTATTCCGCTGCCTACACCGTCATGCAGCCTGTTGCGGGTTATGTCCTTGATATTCTCGGCACAAAAATCGGCTATGCCTTCTTCGCCATCGCCTGGGCGGTATTCTGCGGCTCAACGGCGCTGGCCGGCAGCTGGGGTGGACTGGCGCTGGCCCGCGGCGCGGTGGGCGCGGCAGAGGCCGCGATGATCCCGGCAGGTCTGAAGGCCAGCTCAGAGTGGTTCCCGGCAAAAGAGCGCTCTATCGCGGTGGGCTACTTCAACGTCGGTTCCTCTATCGGCGCCATGATCGCGCCGCCGCTGGTGGTGTGGGCGATCGTGATGCACAGCTGGCAGATGGCGTTCATCATCTCCGGGGTCCTGAGCTTCGCCTGGGCCATCGCCTGGCTTATCTTCTACAAACACCCGCGCGATCAGAAAAAATTATCTGACGAAGAACGCGACTACATCATTGGCGGCCAGGAGTCTCAGCACCAGACCAACAACGCGAAGAAAATGTCGCCATGGCAGATCCTGCGCAACCGTCAGTTCTGGGGTATCGCCCTGCCGCGCTTCCTCGCAGAGCCGGCCTGGGGGACCTTCAACGCCTGGATCCCGCTGTTCATGTTCAAGGTTTACGGCTTTAACCTGAAAGAGATCGCCATGTTCGCCTGGATGCCGATGCTGTTCGCCGACCTCGGCTGCATCGTCGGTGGTTACCTGCCGCCGCTGTTCCAGCGCTGGTTCGGCGTCAACCTGATCGTCTCGCGTAAAATGGTGGTGACCATGGGCGCGGTACTGATGATTGGCCCGGGGATGATCGGCCTGTTTACCAGCCCGTACGTGGCGATTGCGCTGCTGTGCATCGGTGGGTTTGCTCACCAGGCGCTGTCCGGGGCGCTGATCACCCTCTCCTCCGACGTCTTTGGCCGTAACGAAGTCGCCACTGCCAACGGTCTGACCGGGATGGCTGCCTGGCTGGCCAGCACCATGTTCGCTCTGGTCGTCGGCGCGCTGGCAGACACCATTGGCTTCAGCCCACTGTTTGCGGTGCTGGCGATCTTTGACTTGCTGGGTGCGCTGGTTATCTGGACGGTATTGAAAAATAAACCGGCGGATGATGACTCTACGCCACTTAGCAGTAGCAAACCGGCTACGCAAAGTTAG
- the uxaC gene encoding glucuronate isomerase has product MTPFMTEDFLLDTEFARRLYHDYAKDQPIFDYHCHLPPQQVAENYRFKNLYDIWLKGDHYKWRAMRTNGVPERLCTGDASDREKFDAWAATVPHTIGNPLYHWTHLELRRPFGITGKLLSPSTADEIWDQCNDLLAQDAFSARGIMKQMNVKMVGTTDDPIDSLEHHAVVAKDTSFDIKVLPSWRPDKAFNIELATFNDYMAKLGEVSDTDIRRFSDLQSALTKRLDHFAAHGCKVSDHALDVVLFAEATDAELDDILARRLAGETLNEHEVAQFKTAVLVFLGAEYARRGWVQQYHIGALRNNNLRQFKLLGPDVGFDSINDRPMAEELSKLLSKQNEENLLPKTILYCLNPRDNEVLGTMIGNFQGEGMPGKMQFGSGWWFNDQKDGMERQMTQLAQLGLLSRFVGMLTDSRSFLSYTRHEYFRRILCQMIGRWVAAGEAPADIALLGEMVKNICFNNARDYFAIELN; this is encoded by the coding sequence ATGACACCGTTTATGACTGAAGATTTTCTACTTGATACCGAGTTTGCCCGCCGTCTGTACCACGATTACGCCAAAGATCAGCCAATTTTCGACTATCACTGCCACCTTCCGCCGCAGCAGGTTGCCGAAAATTATCGTTTCAAAAATCTGTATGACATCTGGCTGAAAGGCGATCACTACAAATGGCGCGCGATGCGCACCAACGGCGTACCAGAGCGTCTGTGCACCGGAGATGCCTCCGATCGCGAGAAATTTGACGCCTGGGCGGCAACAGTTCCGCACACTATTGGCAACCCGTTATACCACTGGACACATTTAGAACTGCGTCGTCCTTTTGGTATTACAGGTAAGCTGTTGTCGCCATCCACTGCCGATGAGATCTGGGACCAGTGCAATGATTTACTGGCTCAGGACGCGTTCTCTGCCCGCGGAATCATGAAGCAGATGAATGTGAAGATGGTCGGCACCACCGACGATCCGATTGATTCGCTGGAGCACCATGCGGTCGTTGCCAAAGACACCTCCTTTGATATCAAGGTGCTGCCGAGCTGGCGCCCGGATAAAGCGTTCAACATCGAGCTGGCGACTTTCAATGACTACATGGCGAAGCTGGGCGAGGTGTCCGACACCGATATTCGTCGCTTCTCTGACCTGCAAAGCGCCCTGACGAAACGTCTGGATCACTTTGCCGCTCACGGCTGCAAAGTTTCCGACCACGCGCTGGACGTGGTGCTGTTTGCGGAAGCGACCGACGCCGAGCTGGATGACATTCTGGCGCGCCGTCTGGCAGGGGAGACCCTCAATGAACACGAAGTCGCACAGTTCAAAACGGCGGTGCTGGTGTTCCTTGGCGCAGAGTATGCCCGCCGCGGCTGGGTGCAGCAGTACCACATTGGCGCGCTGCGCAATAACAACCTGCGTCAGTTCAAACTGTTAGGGCCAGACGTCGGCTTCGACTCGATCAACGACCGCCCGATGGCTGAAGAGCTGTCTAAGCTGCTGAGCAAGCAGAATGAAGAAAACCTGCTGCCGAAAACCATTCTCTACTGCCTGAACCCGCGTGATAACGAAGTGCTGGGTACTATGATCGGTAACTTCCAGGGCGAAGGTATGCCGGGCAAGATGCAGTTCGGCTCCGGCTGGTGGTTCAACGATCAGAAAGACGGCATGGAGCGGCAGATGACCCAGCTGGCGCAGCTCGGTCTGCTGAGCCGCTTTGTCGGCATGCTGACCGACAGCCGCAGCTTCCTCTCCTACACGCGCCATGAATATTTCCGCCGCATTCTGTGCCAGATGATTGGCCGCTGGGTGGCTGCGGGTGAAGCGCCTGCGGATATCGCGCTGCTGGGCGAGATGGTGAAAAACATTTGCTTTAACAATGCGCGCGACTATTTCGCCATTGAACTGAACTAA
- a CDS encoding UxaA family hydrolase: MQYIKIHSQDNVAVALSDMAAGSVVTVDNDSVTLGQDIVRGHKFALRAIAKGENVIKYGLPIGHALADIAPGEHVHAHNTRTNLSDLDAYRYQPDLIAQPAQPADREVQIYRRANGDVGVRNELWILPTVGCVNAMARQMQNRFLKETGGAEGIDGVHLFSHTYGCSQLGDDHINTRTMLQNMVRHPNAGAVLVVGLGCENNQVDAFRETLGEYDPQRVHFMVCQHQDDEVEAGVEHLHQLYEVMRQDKRQPGKLSELKFGLECGGSDGLSGITANPMLGRFSDYVIANGGTTVLTEVPEMFGAEQLLMSHCRDEATFDKLVTMVNDFKQYFIAHDQPIYENPSPGNKAGGITTLEDKSLGCTQKAGSSQVVDVLRYGERLKVHGLNLLSAPGNDAVATSALAGAGCHMVLFSTGRGTPYGGFVPTVKIATNSELAAKKKHWIDFDAGQLIHGKAMPQLLEEFVDTIVAFANGKPTCNEKNDFRELAIFKSGVTL; encoded by the coding sequence ATGCAATACATTAAAATCCATTCGCAGGATAACGTCGCGGTTGCGCTCTCGGATATGGCGGCCGGTAGCGTGGTGACGGTAGATAATGACTCTGTCACCCTTGGCCAGGATATCGTCCGCGGCCACAAGTTTGCACTGCGCGCTATCGCGAAAGGGGAAAACGTCATTAAGTACGGGTTGCCGATAGGTCATGCGCTGGCGGATATCGCGCCGGGTGAGCATGTCCATGCGCATAACACGCGCACCAATCTCAGCGATCTTGACGCGTATCGCTATCAACCGGACCTGATTGCCCAACCGGCACAGCCTGCGGATCGCGAGGTGCAGATTTATCGTCGCGCCAACGGCGACGTTGGGGTACGCAACGAACTGTGGATCCTGCCGACCGTCGGCTGCGTCAATGCCATGGCCCGGCAAATGCAGAACCGTTTTCTGAAAGAGACCGGTGGCGCTGAGGGTATCGACGGGGTGCATCTCTTCAGCCATACCTACGGCTGCTCGCAGCTCGGAGACGATCACATCAACACCCGTACCATGTTGCAAAATATGGTTCGTCATCCGAACGCCGGGGCGGTACTGGTGGTAGGGCTTGGTTGTGAAAACAACCAGGTTGATGCGTTTCGCGAGACGCTGGGCGAGTATGATCCGCAGCGCGTGCACTTTATGGTCTGCCAGCACCAGGACGATGAAGTGGAGGCGGGGGTTGAGCATCTTCACCAGCTGTATGAAGTGATGCGCCAGGATAAACGCCAGCCGGGCAAACTCAGCGAGCTGAAGTTTGGCCTCGAGTGCGGGGGATCGGATGGGCTGTCAGGGATCACCGCGAACCCGATGCTGGGACGTTTCTCAGACTATGTGATCGCCAACGGCGGCACCACCGTGCTGACCGAAGTGCCGGAGATGTTTGGCGCCGAGCAATTGCTGATGAGCCACTGCCGTGACGAAGCAACCTTTGACAAGCTGGTTACCATGGTCAATGACTTCAAGCAGTACTTTATTGCCCACGACCAGCCTATTTACGAAAATCCATCGCCGGGCAACAAAGCCGGGGGGATCACCACCCTGGAGGATAAATCGCTGGGCTGTACCCAGAAGGCGGGCTCCAGCCAGGTGGTGGATGTCCTGCGCTACGGCGAGCGCCTGAAGGTTCATGGTCTGAATTTGCTGAGCGCGCCGGGTAACGATGCGGTTGCCACCAGCGCGCTGGCGGGCGCCGGCTGCCATATGGTGCTGTTCAGTACCGGCCGCGGCACGCCGTATGGTGGCTTTGTGCCAACGGTGAAGATTGCCACCAACAGTGAGCTGGCGGCGAAGAAAAAGCACTGGATCGACTTCGATGCCGGGCAACTGATCCACGGTAAAGCGATGCCGCAGCTGCTGGAGGAGTTTGTGGATACCATTGTGGCTTTCGCCAACGGTAAACCGACGTGTAATGAGAAGAATGACTTCCGCGAACTGGCCATCTTTAAAAGCGGTGTTACCCTGTAA
- a CDS encoding YgjV family protein, which yields MTAYWLAQGVGVIAFLIGITTFINRDERRFRLQLAGYSAIIGVHFFLMGAAPAGMSAGLNALRTVISLRTRSLWVMTVFILLTLILGLGKLQHAMELLPIIGTVASTWALFRCKGLTVRCVMWCSTACWVTHNLWLGSIGGTLIEGSFLIVNGLNIIRFRRMQKRGIDPFKVENAVQEESPSAR from the coding sequence ATGACCGCGTATTGGCTGGCCCAGGGTGTCGGCGTCATCGCCTTTCTTATCGGCATTACCACCTTTATCAACCGCGACGAACGCCGCTTCAGGCTGCAGCTGGCGGGCTATAGCGCCATTATTGGCGTCCATTTTTTCCTGATGGGCGCCGCACCCGCCGGGATGAGCGCCGGACTCAATGCGCTCCGCACGGTCATTTCCCTGCGCACCCGCAGCCTGTGGGTGATGACGGTCTTTATCCTCCTGACGTTGATCCTCGGCCTGGGCAAACTGCAGCATGCCATGGAGCTGTTGCCGATTATTGGCACCGTTGCCAGTACCTGGGCGCTGTTTCGCTGCAAAGGGCTGACCGTCCGCTGCGTGATGTGGTGCTCCACCGCCTGCTGGGTTACGCATAACCTGTGGCTGGGTTCCATTGGCGGGACGCTGATTGAAGGCAGTTTTCTGATCGTCAACGGGCTGAACATCATTCGCTTCCGCCGGATGCAAAAGCGCGGTATCGATCCGTTTAAGGTTGAAAACGCAGTACAGGAAGAGAGCCCCTCCGCCCGATAG
- the sstT gene encoding serine/threonine transporter SstT has translation MTTRTPPTGWLTRLAQGSLVKQILIGLVLGILLALVSKEAAIAVGLLGTLFVGALKAVAPVLVLMLVMASIANHQHGQKTSIRPILFLYLLGTFSAALTAVLFSFVFPSSLHLTTAADSITPPSGIVEVLRGLLMSMVSNPIDALLHANYIGILVWAVGLGFALRHGNDTTKNLINDVSHAVTFIVKVVIRFAPLGIFGLVSSTLATTGFETLWGYAQLLLVLVGCMLLVALVINPLLVFWKIRRNPYPLVLTCLRESGVYAFFTRSSAANIPVNMALCEKLNLDRDTYSVSIPLGATINMAGAAITITVLTLAAVHTLNIQVDLPTALLLSVVASLCACGASGVAGGSLLLIPLACNMFGIPNDVAMQVVAVGFIIGVLQDSCETALNSSTDALFTAAACMAEDDQLAKNALRG, from the coding sequence ATGACAACACGCACTCCCCCAACAGGGTGGCTCACTCGTCTGGCGCAAGGCAGCCTGGTGAAACAAATTTTAATCGGCCTGGTGCTTGGCATACTGCTGGCGCTGGTTTCAAAGGAGGCGGCGATTGCCGTCGGACTGCTGGGGACCTTGTTCGTCGGCGCGTTAAAGGCGGTGGCGCCAGTGCTGGTATTAATGCTCGTGATGGCCTCCATCGCCAACCATCAGCACGGCCAAAAAACCAGCATCCGGCCCATTCTGTTTCTTTATCTGCTGGGTACCTTTAGCGCGGCGCTGACCGCAGTGTTGTTCAGTTTTGTCTTTCCGTCGTCACTGCATTTAACCACCGCCGCCGACAGCATCACCCCGCCATCGGGGATTGTCGAAGTGCTGCGCGGTCTGCTGATGAGCATGGTATCCAATCCAATCGACGCCCTGCTGCACGCCAACTATATCGGCATTCTGGTGTGGGCGGTGGGGCTTGGCTTCGCCCTGCGTCACGGTAACGACACCACCAAAAACCTGATCAATGATGTCTCCCACGCGGTGACCTTTATCGTCAAAGTCGTGATCCGTTTTGCGCCGCTGGGGATCTTCGGTCTGGTCTCTTCCACCCTGGCGACCACCGGCTTCGAGACCCTGTGGGGCTACGCCCAGCTGCTGCTGGTGCTGGTGGGCTGTATGCTGCTGGTGGCGCTGGTGATTAACCCGTTGCTGGTGTTCTGGAAGATCCGCCGTAACCCCTATCCGCTGGTGCTCACCTGCCTGCGCGAAAGCGGCGTCTACGCCTTCTTCACCCGCAGCTCGGCCGCCAATATTCCGGTGAATATGGCGCTGTGTGAGAAACTGAATCTGGATCGCGATACTTATTCAGTGTCAATTCCGCTGGGAGCGACCATCAATATGGCGGGCGCGGCGATCACGATCACCGTGCTGACGCTGGCGGCGGTGCATACGCTGAATATCCAGGTCGATTTGCCGACAGCGCTGCTGCTAAGCGTAGTCGCTTCGCTGTGCGCCTGCGGCGCCTCCGGCGTAGCGGGCGGTTCACTGCTGCTGATCCCGCTGGCCTGTAATATGTTTGGTATTCCGAACGATGTGGCGATGCAGGTGGTGGCCGTTGGCTTTATTATCGGCGTGCTGCAGGACTCCTGCGAAACCGCGCTGAACTCCTCCACCGACGCCCTGTTTACCGCCGCGGCCTGTATGGCGGAAGACGACCAGCTGGCGAAAAACGCCCTGCGCGGATAA
- a CDS encoding TerC family protein, with product MNTVGTPLLWGGFAVVVAIMLAIDLLLQGRRGSHSMTMKQAAGWSILWVTLSLLFNAAFWWYLVQTQGRAVADPQALAFLTGYLIEKALAVDNVFVWLMLFSYFAVPPALQRRVLVYGVLGAIVLRTIMIFAGSWLISQFDWLLYVFGAFLLFTGVKMALAKEDDSGIGDKPLVRWIRSHLRMTDKIESERFFTRKNGVLFATPLLLVLILVELSDVIFAVDSIPAIFAVTTDPFIVLTSNLFAILGLRAMYFLLAGVAERFSMLKYGLSVILVFIGVKMLIVDFYHIPVAISLGVVGGILAVTLLINAWVNKQHDKQRNLPE from the coding sequence ATGAATACTGTCGGCACGCCGTTGCTATGGGGTGGATTTGCTGTCGTCGTCGCGATCATGCTGGCGATCGACCTGCTGCTTCAGGGACGACGCGGTTCGCATAGCATGACTATGAAGCAGGCCGCGGGCTGGTCAATCCTCTGGGTCACGCTTTCTCTGCTGTTTAACGCCGCCTTCTGGTGGTATCTGGTACAAACCCAGGGCCGCGCCGTCGCCGATCCGCAGGCCTTAGCCTTCCTCACCGGCTATTTGATTGAGAAAGCGCTGGCGGTCGATAACGTCTTCGTCTGGTTGATGTTGTTCAGCTATTTCGCCGTACCGCCTGCTCTGCAGCGCCGGGTGCTGGTGTATGGCGTGCTGGGCGCCATTGTTCTGCGTACCATTATGATCTTCGCCGGCAGCTGGCTGATTTCGCAGTTCGACTGGCTGCTGTACGTCTTCGGCGCCTTCCTGCTGTTTACCGGCGTGAAGATGGCGCTGGCGAAAGAAGATGATTCCGGTATCGGCGATAAACCGCTGGTGCGCTGGATCCGCAGCCATCTGCGCATGACGGATAAAATCGAGAGCGAGCGCTTCTTCACCCGTAAAAACGGGGTGCTGTTCGCCACCCCGCTGCTGCTGGTGCTGATTCTGGTGGAACTGAGCGACGTGATTTTCGCCGTCGACAGTATCCCGGCTATCTTCGCGGTCACCACCGATCCGTTTATCGTGCTGACCTCGAACCTGTTCGCCATCCTCGGCCTGCGCGCCATGTACTTCCTGCTGGCGGGGGTCGCCGAGCGCTTCTCGATGCTCAAATACGGTCTGTCGGTGATCCTGGTGTTTATTGGCGTGAAGATGCTGATCGTCGACTTCTACCATATCCCGGTTGCCATCTCGCTGGGCGTGGTGGGCGGCATCCTGGCCGTCACGCTGCTGATTAACGCCTGGGTCAACAAGCAACACGACAAGCAACGCAACCTGCCTGAGTAA
- a CDS encoding Gfo/Idh/MocA family protein — MIRFAVVGTNWITKQFVDAAHETGKYKLTAIYSRSLEQAQAFANDYPVEHLFTSLEALAQSDAIDAVYIASPNSLHFPQTRLFLSHKKHVICEKPLASNLQEVEAAIALAKENNVVLFEAFKTASLPNFLLLKETLGKVGKLRKAFINYCQYSSRYQRYLDGENPNTFNPAFSNGSIMDIGFYCLASAVALWGEPRAVHATASLLDSGVDAQGTVVLSYGDFDVTLHHSKVSDSAIPSEIQGEDGVLVIEKISECQKLAFVPRGGKAQDLTQPQHINTMLYEAETFARLVETADVDHPGLTVSRITAKLSSEIRRQTGVIFPADTQPLA; from the coding sequence ATGATACGTTTCGCAGTTGTTGGCACAAACTGGATCACCAAGCAGTTTGTCGATGCCGCCCATGAAACCGGCAAATATAAACTTACCGCCATCTACTCCCGCAGCCTCGAACAGGCGCAAGCCTTCGCCAATGACTATCCGGTCGAGCATCTGTTTACCTCGCTGGAGGCGCTGGCGCAAAGCGACGCAATTGATGCTGTGTATATCGCCAGCCCGAACTCCCTGCACTTCCCGCAGACCCGCCTGTTCCTGAGCCATAAAAAGCACGTGATTTGCGAAAAACCGCTGGCGTCGAATCTGCAGGAGGTCGAAGCGGCCATCGCGCTGGCGAAAGAAAATAACGTGGTGCTGTTTGAAGCCTTCAAGACCGCCAGTCTGCCTAATTTCCTGCTGCTGAAGGAAACCCTCGGCAAAGTGGGTAAACTGCGCAAAGCCTTCATCAACTACTGTCAGTACTCCTCGCGCTATCAGCGCTACCTTGACGGCGAAAACCCCAACACCTTTAACCCGGCGTTCTCTAACGGTTCGATTATGGATATCGGCTTCTATTGCCTCGCGTCCGCCGTGGCGCTATGGGGCGAACCGCGGGCCGTTCATGCCACCGCCAGCCTGCTGGACAGCGGCGTGGATGCCCAGGGTACCGTGGTGCTGAGCTATGGCGACTTCGACGTGACGCTGCATCACTCCAAGGTGAGTGACTCGGCGATCCCCAGTGAAATCCAGGGTGAAGATGGGGTGCTGGTGATCGAAAAAATCTCCGAATGCCAGAAGCTGGCGTTTGTGCCGCGCGGCGGCAAAGCCCAGGACCTGACGCAGCCTCAGCACATCAATACTATGCTGTATGAGGCGGAGACCTTTGCGCGGCTGGTGGAGACAGCAGATGTGGATCACCCGGGCCTGACGGTAAGCCGTATCACCGCCAAACTGTCGAGCGAAATTCGTCGCCAGACCGGAGTGATCTTCCCGGCCGATACGCAGCCGCTGGCGTAA
- a CDS encoding M48 family metallopeptidase has protein sequence MNTLPYLQGYPESLLSQVTALIEQDRLGEVLQKRYPQGHDVNSDKALYQYTQDLKARFLRGAAPINKVMYDSKIHVLNNALGLHTAISRVQGGKLKAKAEIRVATVFRDAPEAFLRMIVVHELAHLKEKDHNKAFYQLCCHMEPQYHQLEFDTRLWLTHLSLNRSA, from the coding sequence ATGAACACGCTACCTTACCTTCAGGGCTATCCTGAATCGCTGCTGTCGCAGGTCACGGCTTTAATCGAGCAAGACCGCCTCGGCGAGGTGCTGCAAAAGCGTTATCCTCAGGGCCATGACGTTAACAGCGATAAAGCGCTGTATCAGTACACTCAGGATCTGAAGGCCCGCTTTCTGCGCGGAGCGGCGCCGATCAACAAAGTGATGTACGACAGTAAGATCCACGTGCTGAACAATGCGCTCGGCCTGCACACCGCCATTTCCCGCGTTCAGGGCGGCAAGCTGAAAGCTAAAGCGGAAATTCGCGTAGCGACGGTGTTTCGCGACGCGCCGGAAGCGTTTCTGCGTATGATCGTGGTTCATGAACTGGCGCATTTAAAAGAGAAGGATCACAACAAAGCCTTCTATCAGCTGTGCTGTCATATGGAGCCGCAGTACCACCAGCTGGAGTTCGATACCCGCCTGTGGCTGACGCACCTTTCGTTAAATCGTTCTGCGTAG